From a single Nakaseomyces glabratus chromosome H, complete sequence genomic region:
- the MT-IIB gene encoding MT-IIB (CAGL0H04279g~Copper-binding metallothionein, involved in sequestration of metal ions; inducible by copper and silver; present in multiple (3-9) tandemly arranged copies in various strains) yields MPEQVNCQYDCHCSNCACENTCNCCAKPACACTNSASNECSCQTCKCQTCKC; encoded by the coding sequence ATGCCTGAACAAGTCAACTGCCAATACGATTGCCACTGCTCCAACTGTGCTTGTGAAAATACTTGCAACTGCTGTGCCAAGCCAGCATGTGCTTGCACAAACTCTGCTTCCAATGAATGCTCCTGCCAAACTTGCAAGTGTCAAACATGCAAGTGCTAA
- the CPR3 gene encoding peptidylprolyl isomerase CPR3 (CAGL0H04301g~Ortholog(s) have peptidyl-prolyl cis-trans isomerase activity, role in apoptotic process, protein folding and biofilm matrix, mitochondrion localization) gives MLSRISMQKRFLSSTVAKLGKKVYFEPSVNGSRIGRIEFELYDDVVPKTAENFRALCTGEKGWGYKGVPFHRIIPQFMIQGGDTDLTNGFGGKSIYGNKFADENFTKTHDKPGLLSMANAGPNTNGSQFFITTVPCPWLDGKHVVFGEVTKGMDIVKTIESYGTMSGQPRAKIVVEESGEIKE, from the coding sequence atgcTGTCAAGAATTTCTATGCAAAAAAGATTTCTATCCTCCACTGTCGCAAAATTAGGCAAGAAGGTGTATTTCGAACCATCAGTTAACGGTTCCCGTATTGGCCGTATTGAGTTTGAATTATACGATGATGTTGTTCCAAAGACTGCTGAGAACTTCAGAGCCCTTTGTACTGGTGAGAAAGGCTGGGGCTATAAGGGCGTTCCATTTCACCGTATTATTCCACAATTTATGATCCAAGGAGGTGACACTGACTTGACCAACGGTTTTGGTGGTAAGTCTATCTATGGCAACAAATTTGCTGATGAAAATTTCACTAAGACTCACGACAAGCCAGGTTTATTGTCCATGGCTAATGCTGGTCCAAACACCAACGGATCtcaattcttcatcactactGTGCCTTGCCCATGGTTAGATGGTAAGCATGTTGTCTTTGGTGAAGTCACAAAAGGTATGGATATCGTTAAGACTATTGAGAGCTACGGTACAATGTCTGGCCAACCAAGAGCAAAGATTGTTGTCGAAGAATCAGGTGAGATCAAAGAATAG
- the ENT3 gene encoding Ent3p (CAGL0H04323g~Protein of unknown function), with amino-acid sequence MSLEDTLANLSLYDAKKYFRKAQNVVYNYTDMESKVREATNNEPWGASSTLMEQIAQGTYNIREREEILGMIFRRFTEKSGSEWRQIYKALQLLEYLIKHGSERFIDDTRNSISIVKLLESFHYIDSQGRDQGVNVRNRAAALTALLADDSSIRAERKKARETKKKYKGVAGGVTSMNTGLEANTRAGFNSSRSHGISVSADFDSDESDDGVYKSSNRSGGFRDNVDDRENSNEGTTTTANVMQSNSDEDFFSSLKKPEVSQNNHANLDEDDEDDDEFTDFQTAVPVNSTLNNTATSHGNTTNNNEFDLLGMNMNSTATYPKPSTNDVIPAIAQDKKKDDPFSSLFSSAKTLPAEPKKAQTQQNQPISSQTDKADEDEFNDLMSSGPTTTSAQTSAPTPSQSNAGEIDLLSF; translated from the coding sequence ATGAGTTTAGAAGACACATTGGCTAATCTGTCTCTATATGACGCTAAAAAGTACTTCCGTAAGGCTCAGAATGTAGTCTACAATTACACCGATATGGAATCTAAAGTCAGGGAAGCTACAAACAACGAGCCTTGGGGCGCTTCTTCGACACTGATGGAACAAATTGCTCAAGGGACATATAATATTAGGGAACGTGAAGAAATCTTAGGTATGATATTCAGAAGGTTTACCGAAAAATCAGGGAGTGAATGGAGACAAATTTATAAAGCTCTACAACTCTTAGAATATTTGATTAAGCATGGTTCTGAAAGGTTTATTGATGATACCAGGAATAGTATCAGTATTGTTAAGTTATTGGAATCATTTCATTACATCGATTCCCAAGGAAGAGACCAAGGTGTAAACGTCAGAAATAGAGCTGCTGCACTAACGGCTTTATTGGCTGATGATAGTTCAATCAGAGCAGAACGTAAAAAGGCAAGAGAGacgaaaaagaaatacaagGGTGTAGCAGGTGGTGTTACATCGATGAATACGGGACTTGAAGCCAACACAAGGGCTGGCTTTAACAGCTCTAGATCGCATGGTATAAGTGTCAGTGCTGATTTTGATTCTGATGAATCTGATGATGGCGTATAcaaatcatcaaatagATCAGGTGGCTTTAGAGATAATGTCGACGATAGAGAAAACTCTAACGAAGGAACCACTACTACGGCTAATGTAATGCAATCCAATTCAGATGAagatttcttctcttctttaaAGAAACCAGAAGTTTCCCAGAACAATCACGCTAATttggatgaagatgacgaagatgatgacgaaTTTACAGATTTTCAAACGGCGGTACCGGTCAACTCGACCCTAAATAATACCGCAACAAGTCATGGTAATACtactaataataatgaGTTTGACCTTCTTGGGATGAACATGAACTCCACTGCAACATATCCAAAACCATCTACCAATGATGTCATTCCAGCAATTGCACAGGATAAGAAAAAGGATGATCCATTTAGCTCCTTATTTAGTTCAGCTAAGACACTCCCTGCTGAACCAAAAAAGGCACAGACACAACAGAACCAACCCATTTCATCACAAACTGACAAAGccgatgaagatgaattCAATGATTTGATGTCTTCAGGTCCAACAACTACCTCTGCACAAACTTCTGCTCCAACACCTTCCCAATCAAATGCTGGGGAAATTGATTTATTAAGCTTTTGA
- the BET5 gene encoding TRAPP subunit BET5 (CAGL0H04345g~Ortholog(s) have Rab guanyl-nucleotide exchange factor activity, role in ER to Golgi vesicle-mediated transport and TRAPPI protein complex, TRAPPII protein complex, TRAPPIII protein complex, cytosol, nucleus localization), whose protein sequence is MGIHSFWIFDRHCNCIYDREWTLLSNSGSGTINSKQNDETAKLLYGMVYSLRTITQKLSHGSMKNEIRTIATGKYLVHIFCTASGLWFILLSDFRQQSYSQVLHYIYGHIYVKYVANNLLSPIDFAENKNETRGQGFRKITNRNFIKSLEAFLAPMVAK, encoded by the coding sequence ATGGGAATTCATTCGTTTTGGATATTTGATAGACATTGCAATTGTATATATGATCGTGAATGGACTTTACTCTCGAATTCAGGCAGCGGTACTATTAACTCCAAACAAAATGATGAAACTGCTAAATTGCTGTATGGTATGGTTTACTCTCTTCGAACAATAACACAGAAACTGTCACATGGATCCATGAAGAATGAAATACGGACGATTGCGACTGGCAAATATTTAGTGCACATTTTTTGCACAGCATCTGGCTTATggtttatattattatccGATTTCCGTCAACAATCTTATTCGCAGGTTTTACATTACATATATGGGCATATATATGTTAAATATGTCGCTAATAATCTGCTGTCCCCCATAGACTTTgcagaaaataaaaatgaaaccAGAGGACAAGGTTTCAGAAAGATTACTAACAGGAACTTTATAAAAAGCCTCGAAGCATTCTTAGCACCTATGGTTGCTAAGTAA
- the WAR1 gene encoding War1p (CAGL0H04367g~Ortholog(s) have sequence-specific DNA binding activity) codes for MEENCVRADASHTYEPGPNDYVVNNKHLTVIVGVEPDDIRLSQPSQLEVNENGNMKRNTFACVKCHDLKQKCRPSDVGDIYRNPCVRCLRSRDPCIFDLAKRKRKRVRRSRHENSVGNNKYQKRKNSRNSESQSSSDNYEEPRVPLAIPNIQQTPISIIENPESIRNQNWPIVDSNQYPKTSITLGQPQSSNDLNAIMRTPTTISVSQRYPQTDINSLLGSYPTRNNAYDESTVPLGSNIPLIPTTSNDVVRPSNNTLKTPNVGNVGSLFNNHIDTANPTILSPLQNNTYDRQQYAYSSNSNKGGSHFDSVKSPKNSHINRLTHSFKKQLQSLVYHQKEKIETTSTLLGQWAKTWQDMIDRSDLLPVTGDPVSAGIITAEEAELRLERFSTDITFFAGLSFINTGNNTNVNIMRTEKPMLFSVVMSCSSILLAPHETNPVTTMRLDTFVLKQITSNIFKRRVDAVQLVQSLLILCLWYNFLEWPSRTKYHFFNYVCSIITKELNHRPHPGRVFDVFPEKEPQPEYPVYVYRLILLVYITSLNVCIFLRQPLHTPYNECIDIAWKQAARDSKLQITEDHKEDAHVLVVFTSLCRVLENIHVKLHELEKNDEFLLYDTSKMIQRYHTQLDELYTEIPLNRDRVVAFFYSIKAYLYQYTLEDFIKKNVNSLKKGDPVPDDITAAFKSCYNCCVQCLENFMKLDSKLIASLPLFHSSRMVYIVGLILLKLRFKVVTSAAFHHLLHDTDKAVALVRRVADALEKASKLFPYNYPLYKLQYVVALFCQTYAKRVIEASESSTVKAKSNPHTQFNTQLLRNEYASVTKTPVTDTENTVSADVLPFPADSAPTQGKLTRNSTDDSNTPINNDISSGIVGYKTEKEDLNGTNNNPNNGLLNPQVKVNLESQTLNSSPSSSLNNFNDYLTDMNSLLWGVNTLNDEFWSDLFLPGI; via the coding sequence atggaagaaaATTGTGTGAGAGCGGATGCATCCCACACGTATGAACCTGGTCCCAACGACTATGTTGTTAATAACAAGCATCTAACAGTAATAGTAGGTGTTGAACCTGATGATATTCGGTTATCACAGCCCTCGCAGTTGGAAGTGAATGAGAACGGTAATATGAAACGTAACACATTTGCTTGTGTGAAATGCCATGACTTGAAACAGAAGTGTCGTCCTTCCGATGTTGGGGATATATATCGAAACCCATGCGTTAGATGCTTGAGAAGTCGAGATCCTTGCATATTTGATTTAGCTAAGCgaaagaggaagagagTAAGACGATCTCGACATGAAAATAGTGTTGGTAATAATAAGTACcagaagaggaaaaatAGTAGGAACTCTGAATCACAGAGTAGTAGTGATAACTACGAAGAGCCTAGAGTACCTTTGGCTATACCTAATATCCAGCAGACACCTATATCGATTATTGAAAATCCTGAGTCAATCAGAAACCAAAACTGGCCTATTGTTGATTCAAATCAGTATCCAAAAACAAGTATCACATTGGGTCAGCCACAGTCATCAAATGACTTGAACGCTATTATGAGGACACCAACCACTATTAGTGTATCTCAGAGATATCCTCAAACCGATATAAATTCCTTACTGGGGAGTTATCCTACCAGAAACAATGCTTATGATGAATCGACGGTACCTTTGGGATCAAACATACCGTTAATTCCAACTACTAGCAATGATGTCGTCCGTCCTAGCAATAATACTTTAAAAACACCGAATGTAGGTAACGTTGGAAGTTTGTTTAACAATCATATTGACACTGCTAACCCTACCATATTGAGCCCActtcaaaataatacatATGATAGACAACAGTACGCTTACTCTAGTAACTCCAACAAAGGTGGGTCTCATTTTGACTCGGTGAAGTCTCCAAAAAACTCACATATTAATCGTCTGACACATTCATTCAAAAAACAACTGCAATCTCTTGTGTATCATcaaaaagagaagattGAGACAACATCCACATTATTAGGTCAATGGGCGAAAACTTGGCAAGATATGATCGACAGATCGGATTTATTGCCAGTTACAGGTGACCCTGTTAGTGCCGGTATAATTACTGCGGAAGAAGCTGAACTCCGGCTTGAAAGGTTCTCAACAGATATAACATTTTTTGCTGGACTTTCCTTCATTAACACAGGAAATAATACGAACGTAAATATAATGAGAACTGAAAAGCCAATGTTATTCTCAGTTGTCATGTCATGCTCGTCGATATTATTAGCTCCACATGAAACAAATCCAGTAACCACAATGAGGCTTGATACATTTGTATTGAAACAGATTACATCTAACATATTCAAGAGAAGAGTGGATGCAGTGCAGTTGGTTCAATCCCTTCTAATTCTATGTTTGTGGTATAATTTCTTAGAATGGCCGTCAAGAACCAAATACCACTTTTTTAATTACGTGTGTTCTATTATAACAAAGGAGTTGAATCACAGACCTCATCCAGGAAGGGTATTTGATGTCTTTCCAGAGAAGGAGCCACAACCTGAATATCCAGTCTATGTGTACAGACTGATATTGCTTGTATACATAACATCGCTTAATGTTTGCATATTCCTACGGCAACCGTTGCATACTCCATATAATGAATGCATAGATATCGCGTGGAAACAGGCAGCAAGAGACTCAAAGTTGCAAATAACTGAGGATCATAAAGAAGATGCTCATGTTTTGGTAGTTTTTACATCATTATGTCGAGTATTAGAGAACATTCACGTGAAACTTCAtgaattggaaaagaatGACGAATTCCTTTTATATGATACATCTAAAATGATACAGAGATATCACACGCAATTAGATGAGCTATATACAGAGATTCCATTAAATCGTGATAGAGTTGTGGCGTTTTTCTATTCAATTAAAGCATATTTGTATCAATACACATTGGAAGACTTCATAAAGAAGAATGTTAATAGTTTGAAAAAGGGTGATCCAGTGCCAGATGATATAACTGCAGCCTTCAAGAGCTGCTATAATTGTTGTGTTCAGTGTCTAGAGAATTTCATGAAGCTTGACAGTAAATTAATTGCATCACTTCCGCTTTTTCACTCATCTAGGATGGTTTACATTGTTGGCCTCATTCTTTTAAAGTTAAGGTTCAAAGTAGTGACCTCTGCAGCTTTCCACCATCTATTGCATGATACAGATAAAGCGGTAGCATTGGTTAGAAGAGTGGCGGATGCACTGGAAAAGGCATCTAAATTATTTCCATATAATTATCCCTTATACAAACTACAATACGTTGTGGCACTATTTTGTCAAACATATGCTAAGAGGGTTATTGAAGCATCGGAATCAAGCACAGTAAAGGCAAAGAGTAATCCCCATACACAATTTAATACACAACTATTGAGAAATGAATATGCTAGTGTTACTAAAACTCCTGTTACCGATACAGAAAATACTGTTTCAGCAGATGTATTGCCATTCCCTGCTGATTCAGCGCCTACCCAAGGTAAGCTCACCAGGAACTCTACCGATGATAGTAATACACCTATTAACAATGATATTAGCAGCGGAATTGTGGGGTataaaacagaaaaagaagatttaAATGGAACGAATAATAATCCGAATAATGGCCTGTTAAATCCACAGGTCAAAGTGAATTTGGAGAGTCAAACCTTAAATTCATCTCCGTCTTCATCTcttaataatttcaatgattATTTAACTGACATGAATTCATTACTGTGGGGTGTGAATACACTTAATGATGAATTTTGGTCTGATCTCTTTCTCCCTGGAATTTGA
- the GEP4 gene encoding phosphatidylglycerophosphatase (CAGL0H04389g~Ortholog(s) have mitochondrion localization), whose product MNFNATFNALRVIYNHSLCIPRLRIATFNQLPIPIKPHIKVVVVDKDNCMALQDDDKVWHEYTAKWEELKRVYQDRVLIVSNSAGSSDDKGYLQAKTLEKNTGVPVLRHKLKKPGCRDEIIEYFKERGLIEKPDEIAVIGDRLFTDILMANMMGSYGVWIEDGVKISNSAFSKLEKNLYTRWTKN is encoded by the coding sequence ATGAATTTCAACGCTACTTTCAATGCGCTACGGGTAATATACAACCACAGCCTGTGCATCCCAAGGCTTCGTATTGCTACGTTTAATCAATTACCAATACCGATAAAACCTCACATAAAAGTGGTTGTGGTTGATAAGGACAACTGCATGGCTCTACAGGATGATGACAAAGTATGGCACGAGTACACCGCGAAATGGGAGGAGTTGAAGAGAGTTTACCAGGATCGCGTGCTGATAGTGAGCAACAGTGCAGGTTCTTCGGATGACAAGGGCTACCTTCAAGCGAAGACGTTGGAGAAGAACACTGGTGTTCCTGTGCTTCGACATAAGCTGAAAAAACCAGGTTGCAGAGACGAGattattgaatatttcaaagaaagagGCCTGATTGAAAAACCTGACGAAATCGCAGTTATTGGAGACAGATTGTTTACAGATATACTGATGGCAAATATGATGGGTTCTTATGGCGTGTGGATAGAAGATGGTGTGAAAATTAGCAATAGTGCCTTCAGTAAGTTAGAGAAAAACTTGTACACCAGGTGGACTAAGAACTAA